In a genomic window of Streptomyces sp. NBC_01231:
- a CDS encoding carbohydrate kinase family protein, with amino-acid sequence MRIAVTGSIATDHLMTFPGRFADQFVADQLHTVSLSFLVDNLDVRRGGVGANIAFGMGQLGTRPILVGAAGFDFDEYRAWLDRHGVDTESVRISETLHTARFVCTTDADHNQIGSFYTGAMSEARQIELKTVADRVGGLDLVLIGADDPEAMLRHTEECRSRSIPFAADFSQQIARMNGDEIRILLEGATYLFSNEYERGLIASKTGWTDAQILAKVGHRVTTLGAQGVRIECEGEDPIVVGCAEEERKADPTGVGDAFRAGFLSGLAWGVGLERAAQVGCMLATLVIETVGTQEYQLQRGHFMDRFAKAYGDEAATEVRTHLV; translated from the coding sequence GTGCGCATCGCAGTCACCGGCTCCATCGCCACCGACCACCTCATGACCTTCCCCGGCCGCTTCGCCGACCAGTTCGTCGCGGACCAACTGCACACGGTCTCGCTCTCCTTCCTGGTCGACAACCTCGACGTCCGGCGGGGTGGCGTCGGTGCGAACATCGCCTTCGGCATGGGCCAGCTCGGCACGCGGCCGATCCTGGTCGGCGCAGCCGGCTTCGACTTCGACGAGTACCGCGCCTGGCTGGACCGGCACGGCGTCGACACCGAATCGGTCCGTATCTCCGAGACGCTGCACACCGCCCGCTTCGTCTGCACCACCGACGCCGACCACAACCAGATCGGCTCCTTCTACACCGGTGCCATGAGCGAGGCCCGCCAGATCGAGCTGAAGACGGTCGCCGACCGCGTCGGCGGTCTCGACCTGGTCCTGATCGGCGCCGACGACCCGGAGGCGATGCTCCGCCACACCGAGGAGTGCCGCTCCCGCTCGATCCCCTTCGCCGCCGACTTCTCCCAGCAGATCGCCCGGATGAACGGCGACGAGATCCGGATACTGCTGGAGGGCGCGACGTACCTCTTCTCGAACGAGTACGAGAGGGGCCTCATCGCGTCCAAGACCGGCTGGACCGACGCCCAGATCCTCGCCAAGGTCGGCCACCGCGTCACCACTCTCGGCGCGCAGGGCGTGCGCATCGAGTGCGAAGGCGAGGACCCGATCGTGGTGGGCTGCGCGGAGGAGGAGCGCAAGGCCGACCCCACCGGCGTCGGCGACGCCTTCCGCGCCGGTTTCCTCTCCGGTCTCGCCTGGGGCGTCGGTCTGGAGCGCGCCGCGCAGGTCGGCTGCATGCTCGCCACCCTCGTCATCGAGACGGTCGGCACCCAGGAATACCAGCTGCAGCGCGGCCACTTCATGGACCGCTTCGCCAAGGCCTACGGCGATGAGGCCGCGACGGAGGTCCGGACGCACCTGGTCTGA
- a CDS encoding iron-sulfur cluster assembly accessory protein yields the protein MSVSDETSTVTDGIILSDAAAAKVQALLDQEGRDDLALRVAVQPGGCSGLRYQLFFDERSLDGDVVKDFDGVKVVTDRMSAPYLGGASIDFVDTIEKQGFTIDNPNATGSCACGDSFS from the coding sequence ATGTCCGTATCGGACGAGACCAGCACCGTCACCGACGGCATCATCCTGTCCGACGCCGCCGCGGCGAAGGTTCAGGCCCTGCTCGACCAGGAAGGCCGCGATGATCTGGCGCTGCGCGTCGCCGTTCAGCCCGGCGGCTGCTCCGGCCTGCGGTACCAGCTCTTCTTCGACGAGCGTTCCCTCGACGGCGACGTGGTCAAGGACTTCGACGGCGTCAAGGTCGTCACGGACCGCATGAGTGCCCCGTACCTGGGCGGCGCGTCCATCGACTTCGTCGACACCATCGAGAAGCAGGGCTTCACGATCGACAACCCGAACGCGACCGGCTCCTGCGCCTGCGGCGACTCCTTCAGCTGA
- the nadA gene encoding quinolinate synthase NadA: protein MTIVQTPELDVQPTPLALLLLGREADPKSERGVECPGDLPSPSDPDLVERARAAKAKLGDKVFVLGHHYQRDEVIQFADVTGDSFKLAKDAAARPEAEYIVFCGVHFMAESADILTSGDQKVVLPDLAAGCSMADMATAEQVAECWDVLTEAGIAEQVVPVSYMNSSADIKAFTGRHGGTICTSSNAQRALEWAFEQGSKVLFLPDQHLGRNTAVRDMGMSLEDCVLYNPHKPNGGLTAEQLRDAKMILWRGHCSVHGRFSLESVEDVRARIPGVNVLVHPECRHEVVAAADYVGSTEYIIKALEAAPAGSKWAIGTELNLVRRLAKRFAPEGKEIVFLDKTVCFCSTMNRIDLPHLVWTLESLAEGNLVNRIEVDQETEAFAKLALERMLALP from the coding sequence GTGACCATCGTCCAGACCCCGGAGCTCGACGTACAGCCGACTCCTCTTGCCCTGCTGCTCCTCGGCCGTGAGGCCGACCCGAAGAGCGAGCGGGGTGTCGAGTGTCCCGGCGACCTGCCCTCGCCGTCCGACCCGGACCTGGTCGAGCGCGCCCGCGCGGCCAAGGCGAAACTCGGCGACAAGGTGTTCGTCCTCGGCCACCACTACCAGCGCGACGAGGTCATCCAGTTCGCCGATGTCACGGGCGACTCCTTCAAGCTGGCCAAGGACGCGGCCGCCCGCCCGGAGGCCGAGTACATCGTGTTCTGCGGTGTGCACTTCATGGCGGAGTCCGCGGACATCCTGACGAGCGGCGACCAGAAGGTCGTGCTGCCGGACCTCGCCGCCGGGTGCTCGATGGCCGACATGGCCACCGCCGAGCAGGTCGCCGAGTGCTGGGACGTGCTGACCGAGGCCGGCATAGCCGAGCAGGTCGTGCCCGTCTCGTACATGAACTCCTCCGCGGACATCAAGGCGTTCACCGGCAGGCACGGCGGCACGATCTGCACGTCCTCGAACGCCCAGCGGGCCCTGGAGTGGGCCTTCGAGCAGGGATCGAAGGTGCTGTTCCTGCCCGACCAGCACCTCGGCCGCAACACCGCCGTGCGGGACATGGGCATGTCCCTGGAGGACTGCGTCCTCTACAACCCGCACAAGCCGAACGGCGGGCTGACCGCGGAGCAGCTGCGCGACGCGAAGATGATCCTCTGGCGGGGCCACTGCTCGGTGCACGGCCGCTTCAGCCTGGAGTCGGTCGAGGACGTGCGCGCCCGGATCCCCGGTGTGAACGTGCTCGTGCACCCCGAGTGCCGGCACGAGGTCGTGGCCGCGGCGGACTACGTCGGCTCGACCGAGTACATCATCAAGGCGCTGGAGGCGGCTCCGGCCGGCTCGAAGTGGGCCATCGGCACCGAGCTGAACCTGGTCCGCCGCCTCGCGAAGCGTTTCGCGCCCGAGGGCAAGGAGATCGTCTTCCTCGACAAGACGGTCTGCTTCTGCTCGACGATGAACCGCATCGACCTCCCCCACCTGGTGTGGACCCTGGAGTCCCTCGCCGAGGGCAATCTGGTCAACCGGATCGAGGTGGACCAGGAGACCGAGGCGTTCGCGAAGCTGGCGCTCGAGCGGATGCTCGCCCTGCCGTAA
- a CDS encoding pectate lyase, with protein MSKRTAAPRHRRGVPSGRRRPVLIAVLATVLTGGVVLGAALLARPGATPVVGASTPSPTTHHTQSSPTAPAQASPSASASPSVSASPTKPATKRSPVAVRASARPAPRTSYGAWPSASGERGVTAAIEVSGTYDGGLKRFRGSGSLGTDGQSEDQGPLFELADGAVLQNVILGDPAADGVHCLGSCTLRNVWWEDVGEDAATFKGTSASATYLVDGGGARNADDKVFQHNGAGTLTIRNFQVAAFGKLYRSCGNCDTQYRRHVVISGVRAAGPGKVLAGINANYGDTAVISGVTLTGGDSRDITVCERFQGNDSGAEPTELGSGPDGTNCRYSASAVTYR; from the coding sequence GTGAGCAAGAGAACAGCCGCCCCGCGCCACCGGCGGGGCGTACCGAGCGGTCGCCGTCGGCCTGTCCTGATCGCCGTACTGGCCACCGTGCTCACCGGAGGGGTGGTGCTCGGCGCGGCCCTGCTGGCGCGCCCCGGTGCCACCCCGGTCGTCGGGGCGTCCACGCCGTCGCCGACGACGCACCACACGCAGTCGTCGCCCACCGCACCCGCGCAGGCGTCCCCGTCCGCTTCCGCGTCACCGTCGGTCTCCGCATCACCGACGAAGCCCGCGACGAAGCGGAGCCCGGTCGCGGTGAGAGCCTCCGCCCGGCCCGCACCCCGCACCTCGTACGGCGCCTGGCCCAGCGCCTCCGGTGAACGCGGGGTGACCGCGGCCATCGAGGTCTCCGGCACCTATGACGGCGGTCTGAAGCGCTTCCGCGGCTCCGGCAGCCTCGGCACCGACGGCCAGTCCGAGGACCAGGGCCCCCTGTTCGAACTCGCCGACGGTGCCGTGCTGCAGAACGTGATCCTGGGCGACCCGGCCGCCGACGGCGTGCACTGCCTGGGCAGCTGCACCCTGCGCAACGTCTGGTGGGAGGACGTGGGCGAGGACGCGGCCACCTTCAAGGGCACGTCCGCCTCGGCCACGTACCTGGTCGACGGAGGCGGTGCGCGAAACGCGGACGACAAGGTCTTCCAGCACAACGGCGCCGGCACGCTGACCATCAGGAACTTCCAGGTGGCCGCCTTCGGCAAGCTCTACCGCTCCTGCGGCAACTGCGACACCCAGTACCGGCGCCACGTCGTGATCAGCGGCGTGCGGGCGGCCGGCCCCGGCAAGGTGCTGGCCGGCATCAACGCCAACTACGGGGACACGGCCGTCATCTCGGGTGTGACGCTCACGGGCGGCGACAGCCGGGACATCACCGTGTGCGAACGCTTCCAGGGCAACGACAGCGGCGCCGAACCGACCGAACTGGGCAGCGGCCCCGACGGCACGAACTGCCGCTACAGCGCCTCGGCCGTCACCTACCGATGA
- a CDS encoding efflux RND transporter permease subunit, with product MSWLSRFSLAQRALIGLMSIIALAFGAIAIPQLKQQLLPTIELPVVSVLAPYQGASPDVVEKQVVEPIEDSLEAVDGISSVTSTASEGNALIMASFDYGIDTPQLVADVQQAVNRARVQLPDDVEPQVVAGSTDDIPTVVLAVTSDQDQQALSDRLDRTVVPALKDIDGVGQVTVDGVRDLQVTVTPDDAKLAKAGLTAQDLSQALQAGGATVPAGSFDEDGGNRTVQVGGGFTSLKQIQDLMVTGQGAEKPVRLADMAAVEQQQAVADSITRTNGRPSLAVTVTMDHDGSAVAISDAVQDKLSDMRKDVGSGATVTVVSDQGPAVSKAIEGLTTEGALGLLFAVLVILVFLASIRSTLVTAVSIPLSVVLALIVLWTRDLSLNMLTLGALTIAIGRVVDDSIVVLENIKRHLGYGEERQDAILKAVREVAGAVTSSTLTTVAVFLPIGLVGGMVGELFGSFSLTVTAALLASLLVSLTVVPVLSYWFLRVPKGTPEDAEEARRQAEEKEARSRLQRLYVPVLRFATRRRLTSLALAAVILVGTFGMAPLLKTNFFDQGEQEVLTVKQELKPGASLATTDAQAKKVEKLLSATKGVKDYQVTIGSSGFLAAFGGGTDTNQASYQVMLNDSASFDDVQNAIEDGLHKLSGIGTTTVAAGDGFSSQDLSVVVKSADANVLREASEEVRKTVAGLDDVTDVTSDLSQSVPRISVKANSKAAAAGFNDQTLGAAVGQAVRGTTAAQAILDDTERDVVIRSAKPARTLDALRNLRLGPVKLGDIADVKLVDGPVAMTRIDGQRAATITAKPTGDNTGAVSADLTSKLNSLKLPAGATAEIGGVSQDQDDAFKNLALAMLAAIAIVFMLLVATFRSLAQPLILLVSIPFAATGAIGLLVATGTPMGVPAMIGMLMLIGIVVTNAIVLIDLINQYRKQGYGVVEAVVEGGRHRLRPILMTALATIFALLPMALGVTGEGGFIAQPLAVVVIGGLITSTLLTLLLVPTLYAMLELRKERRAKKRAAKRQAAEPEKTPEPAGV from the coding sequence ATGTCCTGGCTGTCGAGATTCAGTCTCGCGCAACGGGCCCTGATAGGCCTGATGTCCATCATCGCGCTCGCCTTCGGGGCGATCGCGATCCCGCAGCTGAAGCAGCAACTGCTGCCCACCATCGAACTGCCGGTCGTGTCCGTGCTGGCGCCCTACCAGGGCGCGTCTCCCGACGTCGTGGAGAAGCAGGTCGTCGAGCCCATCGAGGACAGCCTGGAGGCCGTCGACGGCATCTCGTCCGTCACCTCCACGGCGAGCGAGGGCAACGCCCTGATCATGGCGTCCTTCGACTACGGCATCGACACCCCGCAGCTGGTCGCCGACGTCCAGCAGGCCGTCAACCGGGCCCGCGTCCAGCTCCCGGACGACGTGGAGCCGCAGGTCGTCGCCGGGTCGACGGACGACATCCCGACCGTCGTCCTCGCCGTCACCTCCGACCAGGACCAGCAGGCCCTGTCCGACCGGCTCGACCGGACCGTCGTACCGGCTCTGAAGGACATCGACGGCGTCGGCCAGGTCACCGTCGACGGCGTGCGGGACCTCCAGGTCACCGTCACCCCCGACGACGCGAAGCTGGCGAAGGCGGGTCTGACCGCCCAGGACCTCTCGCAGGCGCTCCAGGCGGGCGGCGCGACCGTCCCGGCCGGCTCCTTCGACGAGGACGGCGGCAACCGCACCGTCCAGGTGGGCGGCGGCTTCACCTCGCTGAAGCAGATCCAGGACCTGATGGTCACGGGCCAGGGCGCCGAAAAGCCCGTACGCCTCGCCGACATGGCCGCGGTCGAGCAGCAGCAGGCCGTCGCCGACTCCATCACGCGGACGAACGGCAGGCCGAGCCTCGCGGTCACGGTCACCATGGACCACGACGGCAGTGCGGTCGCCATCTCCGACGCGGTCCAGGACAAGCTGTCCGACATGCGCAAGGATGTCGGTTCCGGCGCCACCGTCACGGTCGTCAGCGACCAGGGCCCGGCGGTCTCCAAGGCCATCGAGGGCCTGACCACCGAGGGCGCGCTCGGTCTGCTCTTCGCGGTCCTCGTCATCCTGGTCTTCCTGGCGTCGATCCGCTCGACGCTGGTCACGGCGGTGAGCATCCCGCTCTCCGTGGTCCTGGCCCTGATCGTGCTGTGGACCCGCGACCTGTCCCTGAACATGCTGACGCTGGGTGCGCTGACCATCGCCATCGGCCGGGTCGTCGACGACTCGATCGTGGTGCTGGAGAACATCAAGCGGCACCTCGGCTACGGCGAGGAGCGCCAGGACGCCATCCTGAAGGCGGTCCGTGAGGTGGCCGGCGCGGTGACGTCCTCGACGCTCACCACGGTCGCGGTCTTCCTCCCGATCGGCCTGGTCGGCGGCATGGTGGGCGAGCTGTTCGGCTCGTTCAGCCTGACCGTCACGGCGGCCCTGCTGGCCTCCCTGCTGGTGTCGCTGACGGTCGTCCCGGTCCTGTCGTACTGGTTCCTGCGCGTCCCGAAGGGCACCCCCGAGGACGCGGAGGAGGCCCGCCGCCAGGCCGAGGAGAAGGAGGCGAGGAGCAGGCTCCAGCGCCTCTACGTCCCGGTCCTGCGGTTCGCCACCCGGCGCCGTCTGACGAGCCTGGCGCTCGCGGCCGTCATCCTCGTCGGCACCTTCGGCATGGCGCCGCTGCTGAAGACGAACTTCTTCGACCAGGGCGAGCAGGAAGTCCTCACCGTCAAGCAGGAGTTGAAGCCCGGTGCCAGCCTGGCCACGACCGACGCCCAGGCGAAGAAGGTCGAGAAGCTGCTCTCCGCCACCAAGGGCGTGAAGGACTACCAGGTCACCATCGGCTCCTCCGGTTTCCTGGCGGCCTTCGGCGGCGGCACGGACACCAACCAGGCGTCGTACCAGGTGATGCTGAACGACTCGGCGTCGTTCGACGACGTGCAGAACGCCATCGAGGACGGCCTGCACAAGCTGTCCGGCATCGGCACCACCACGGTCGCCGCCGGTGACGGTTTCAGCAGCCAGGACCTGAGCGTGGTCGTGAAGTCCGCCGACGCGAACGTCCTGCGCGAGGCCTCGGAGGAGGTCCGCAAGACGGTGGCCGGTCTGGACGACGTCACGGACGTCACCAGCGACCTCTCGCAGAGCGTCCCGCGCATCTCGGTCAAGGCCAACTCCAAGGCGGCGGCGGCCGGTTTCAACGACCAGACCCTCGGCGCGGCCGTCGGCCAGGCCGTCCGGGGCACCACGGCGGCCCAGGCGATCCTGGACGACACGGAGCGGGACGTCGTCATCAGGTCGGCGAAGCCGGCCCGGACGCTGGACGCGCTGCGGAACCTGCGGCTGGGTCCGGTGAAGCTGGGTGACATCGCGGACGTGAAGCTGGTCGACGGCCCGGTCGCGATGACCCGTATCGACGGTCAGCGCGCCGCGACCATCACCGCGAAGCCGACCGGCGACAACACGGGCGCGGTGAGCGCCGACCTGACGTCGAAGCTCAACTCGCTCAAGCTCCCGGCGGGCGCCACGGCCGAGATCGGCGGGGTCTCCCAGGACCAGGACGACGCGTTCAAGAACCTGGCCCTGGCGATGCTCGCGGCGATCGCGATCGTCTTCATGCTCCTGGTCGCGACCTTCCGCTCGCTGGCCCAGCCGCTGATCCTGCTGGTCTCGATCCCGTTCGCGGCGACGGGCGCGATCGGTCTGCTGGTGGCGACGGGCACCCCGATGGGTGTCCCCGCGATGATCGGCATGCTGATGCTCATCGGCATCGTGGTCACCAACGCGATCGTGCTGATCGACCTGATCAACCAGTACCGCAAGCAGGGATACGGCGTCGTCGAGGCGGTCGTCGAGGGTGGCCGCCACCGGCTGCGCCCGATCCTGATGACGGCCCTGGCCACGATCTTCGCCCTGCTGCCGATGGCCCTCGGCGTCACCGGCGAGGGCGGCTTCATCGCCCAGCCGCTCGCGGTGGTCGTGATCGGCGGTCTGATCACCTCGACCCTGCTCACCCTGCTGCTGGTCCCGACGCTCTACGCGATGCTGGAGCTCCGCAAGGAGCGCCGGGCGAAGAAGCGGGCGGCGAAGAGGCAGGCCGCCGAGCCGGAGAAGACACCCGAGCCGGCCGGGGTGTGA
- a CDS encoding response regulator transcription factor translates to MTIRVLLADDQALLRSAFRVLVDSEPDMEVVGEASDGAEAVRLTREQRADVVLMDIRMPGTDGLAATRMISADASLAHVRVVILTTFEVDDYVVQSLRAGASGFLGKGSEPDELLSAIRIAAGGEALLSPAATKGLIARFLAQGDAADDERDPARAQRLAALTGREREVLVQVAGGHSNDEIAERLEVSPLTVKTHVNRAMSKLGARDRAQLVVIAYESGLVRPRVE, encoded by the coding sequence ATGACCATCCGTGTCCTGCTCGCCGACGACCAGGCCCTGCTGCGCAGCGCCTTTCGCGTGCTCGTCGACTCCGAGCCCGACATGGAGGTCGTGGGCGAGGCGTCCGACGGAGCGGAGGCGGTGCGGCTGACCCGGGAACAGCGCGCCGACGTCGTCCTGATGGACATCCGGATGCCCGGCACCGACGGCCTCGCGGCCACCCGCATGATCAGCGCCGACGCCTCCCTCGCCCATGTCCGCGTGGTCATCCTGACCACCTTCGAGGTCGACGACTACGTCGTGCAGTCGCTGCGCGCGGGCGCCTCCGGCTTCCTCGGCAAGGGCTCCGAACCCGACGAACTCCTCAGCGCCATCCGGATCGCCGCGGGCGGCGAGGCCCTCCTGTCCCCGGCGGCCACCAAGGGCCTGATCGCCCGCTTCCTCGCCCAGGGCGACGCGGCGGACGACGAGCGGGACCCCGCCCGCGCGCAGCGCCTCGCCGCGCTCACCGGGCGGGAGCGCGAGGTACTGGTCCAGGTCGCCGGCGGGCACTCCAACGACGAGATCGCGGAGCGGCTGGAGGTCAGCCCGCTCACCGTGAAGACGCACGTCAACCGGGCCATGTCCAAGCTGGGCGCACGGGACCGGGCCCAACTGGTGGTGATCGCGTACGAGTCGGGCCTGGTACGTCCAAGGGTGGAGTGA
- a CDS encoding sensor histidine kinase, with protein MSTLDRARRHVRAHPMALDAALAAGVLVCMVAGSFVDPHSERGVSWGLRTPDTLSLVLIVLGSVALVFRRRAPMTVLALTGTVSLVEAVTSDPRAPVAMSAVIALYTVAATTDRPTTWRAGLLTMTVLTGASMLAGPLPWYAQENLAIFAWTGIGATAGDAVRSRRAFVHAIRERAERAERTREEEARRRVAEERLRIARDLHDVVAHHIALVNVQAGVAAHVMDKRPDQAKEALAHVREASRSALNELRATVGLLRQSGDPEAPTEPAPGLDRLDELVGTFRSAGLRVEVARADHGTTLPAAVGLAAYRIVQEALTNVQKHAGTQAKAEVSVVRVGPDIEITVLDDGTGVDDPQAGGGHGLLGMRERVTALRGTLTTGPRYGGGFRVHAILPVKTSTAVTGTPGEPV; from the coding sequence GTGAGCACCCTCGACCGAGCCCGGCGTCACGTCAGGGCGCACCCCATGGCGCTGGACGCGGCCCTCGCAGCCGGCGTCCTCGTCTGCATGGTGGCCGGCTCGTTCGTGGACCCGCACTCGGAGCGCGGCGTCAGCTGGGGCCTGCGCACCCCCGACACCCTCAGTCTGGTCCTGATCGTCCTCGGCTCGGTCGCCCTCGTGTTCCGCCGCCGAGCCCCCATGACGGTCCTCGCCCTCACCGGAACCGTCTCCCTCGTCGAGGCCGTCACCAGCGACCCCCGTGCCCCCGTCGCCATGTCCGCGGTGATCGCCCTCTACACCGTCGCCGCCACCACCGACCGGCCCACCACCTGGCGCGCCGGACTGCTCACCATGACCGTCCTCACCGGCGCCTCCATGCTCGCCGGCCCGCTCCCCTGGTACGCCCAGGAGAACCTCGCGATCTTCGCCTGGACCGGCATCGGCGCCACCGCCGGCGACGCGGTCCGCAGCCGCCGTGCCTTCGTCCACGCCATAAGGGAGCGCGCCGAACGGGCCGAGCGCACCCGTGAGGAGGAGGCCCGCCGCCGGGTCGCCGAGGAACGCCTGCGCATCGCCCGTGACCTGCACGACGTCGTCGCCCACCACATCGCCCTGGTCAACGTCCAGGCCGGGGTCGCCGCCCACGTCATGGACAAGCGGCCCGACCAGGCCAAGGAGGCCCTGGCCCACGTACGGGAGGCCAGTCGCTCCGCGCTCAACGAACTGCGCGCCACCGTCGGCCTGTTGCGCCAGTCCGGGGACCCCGAGGCGCCGACCGAACCCGCCCCCGGCCTGGACCGGCTCGACGAACTCGTCGGCACCTTCCGCAGCGCCGGACTGCGCGTCGAGGTCGCCCGCGCCGACCACGGCACCACCCTGCCCGCCGCCGTCGGTCTGGCCGCCTACCGGATCGTCCAGGAGGCCCTCACCAACGTCCAGAAGCACGCCGGGACGCAGGCGAAGGCCGAGGTCAGCGTCGTGCGCGTGGGACCGGACATCGAGATCACCGTCCTCGACGACGGGACCGGCGTGGACGACCCGCAGGCCGGCGGCGGCCACGGCCTGCTCGGCATGCGGGAGCGGGTGACCGCCCTGCGCGGCACCCTCACCACCGGTCCCCGCTACGGCGGCGGCTTCCGCGTCCATGCGATCCTGCCGGTCAAGACCAGCACAGCCGTCACCGGAACGCCGGGGGAGCCCGTATGA
- a CDS encoding PspA/IM30 family protein codes for MIFRAKANKALDRAEDPRETLDYSYQKQLELLQKVRRGVADVATSRKRLELQLNQLQSQSSKLEDQGRKALALGREDLAREALSRRAALQQQVTDLETQHSTLQGEEEKLTLAAQRLQAKVDAFRTKKETIKATYTAAQAQTRIGEAFSGISEEMGDVGLAIQRAEDKTAQLQARAGAIDELLASGALDDQSGMHKDDIQAELDRLSGGTDVELELQRMKAELAGGTSGQQAIEGGTSQQQSQQQPQDTPRFDKQ; via the coding sequence ATGATCTTCCGCGCGAAGGCGAACAAGGCCCTTGACCGGGCCGAGGACCCGCGCGAAACCCTCGATTACTCGTACCAGAAGCAGCTGGAGCTGCTGCAGAAGGTGCGCCGTGGAGTCGCCGACGTGGCGACCAGCCGCAAGCGCCTGGAACTCCAGCTGAACCAGCTGCAGTCGCAGTCGTCCAAGCTGGAGGACCAGGGCCGCAAGGCGCTGGCGCTGGGCCGCGAGGACCTGGCCCGTGAGGCGCTCTCCCGTCGTGCCGCGCTCCAGCAGCAGGTGACCGACCTGGAGACACAGCACTCCACGCTGCAGGGCGAGGAGGAGAAGCTCACCCTGGCGGCCCAACGGCTCCAGGCCAAGGTCGACGCCTTCCGTACGAAGAAGGAGACGATCAAGGCCACGTACACCGCGGCCCAGGCGCAGACCCGGATCGGCGAGGCGTTCTCCGGCATCTCCGAGGAGATGGGCGACGTCGGCCTGGCCATTCAGCGCGCCGAGGACAAGACCGCGCAGCTCCAGGCCCGGGCGGGAGCGATCGACGAACTCCTCGCTTCCGGCGCGCTCGACGACCAGTCCGGCATGCACAAGGACGACATCCAGGCCGAGCTGGACCGGCTCTCCGGTGGTACGGATGTAGAGCTGGAGCTGCAGCGCATGAAGGCGGAGCTGGCCGGAGGCACCTCCGGGCAGCAGGCCATCGAAGGTGGCACGAGCCAGCAGCAGTCCCAGCAGCAGCCGCAGGACACCCCACGCTTCGACAAGCAGTGA
- a CDS encoding DUF3043 domain-containing protein: MPPHPVPLVFVFRSRAKDEKAPAADKAPLTDSKLTRDPQAPKGRPTPKRSEAQSVRRSVANTPTTRKEAAKRQRDERRVQMDKQRQALATGDERYLPARDKGPVRKFARDYIDSRFNVAEFFLPMAVVILVLSMVRVGSLQSIALLLWLVVIVLIVLDSVLTGFRLKKRLAERFPDQGRKGAVAYALMRSLQMRRLRLPKPQVKRGERP, encoded by the coding sequence ATGCCCCCGCACCCCGTACCCTTGGTTTTTGTGTTCCGTAGCCGTGCGAAGGATGAGAAGGCCCCCGCCGCCGACAAGGCGCCGCTGACCGACTCCAAGCTGACCCGTGACCCGCAGGCCCCGAAGGGCCGGCCCACACCCAAGCGGAGTGAGGCCCAGTCGGTACGCCGCAGCGTGGCCAACACGCCGACGACGCGCAAGGAGGCCGCCAAACGCCAGCGCGACGAGCGCCGCGTCCAGATGGACAAGCAGCGCCAGGCCCTGGCCACCGGCGACGAGCGGTACCTGCCCGCGCGTGACAAGGGCCCCGTGCGCAAGTTCGCCCGCGACTACATCGACTCGCGGTTCAACGTGGCGGAGTTCTTCCTGCCGATGGCCGTGGTCATCCTCGTGCTGAGCATGGTGCGGGTGGGCTCGCTGCAGAGCATCGCGCTGCTGCTGTGGCTGGTCGTGATCGTGCTGATCGTGCTCGACTCGGTCCTCACGGGCTTCCGTCTGAAGAAGCGGCTGGCCGAGCGCTTCCCGGACCAGGGCCGTAAGGGCGCGGTCGCCTACGCGCTGATGCGCTCCCTCCAGATGCGTCGGCTCCGACTGCCGAAGCCGCAGGTCAAGCGTGGAGAGCGGCCCTGA
- a CDS encoding methyltransferase domain-containing protein, protein MARQLDEQIAGRFPVGQRLRVLDVGMGQGTQALRLARAGHQVTGVEQDPQMISVAREALAAEPEGIRARMRLVQSDGRDTGVHFLPGSFDVVLCHGVLMYVEEPDPLLAGLARMLAQGGLLSLLVRNGNALAMRPGLSGDWAAALTAFDTTAYLNRLGLDVRADRLETLTATLAGIGAPLQAWYGVRVFTDTAADGTDVPDDLSDLLAVEERAGRSDPYRGVAALLHLCGVRG, encoded by the coding sequence GTGGCCCGGCAGCTCGACGAGCAGATAGCCGGGCGGTTCCCGGTGGGGCAGCGGCTGCGGGTACTCGACGTGGGGATGGGCCAGGGCACGCAGGCGCTGCGGCTGGCCCGGGCCGGGCACCAGGTCACCGGGGTCGAGCAGGATCCCCAGATGATCTCTGTCGCCAGGGAGGCCCTCGCCGCCGAGCCGGAGGGGATCCGGGCGCGGATGCGGCTCGTCCAGAGCGACGGCCGGGACACCGGGGTGCACTTCCTGCCGGGCAGCTTCGACGTGGTGCTGTGCCACGGCGTGCTGATGTACGTCGAAGAGCCGGATCCGCTGCTGGCGGGGCTGGCCCGGATGCTCGCCCAGGGCGGGCTGCTGTCGCTCCTCGTGCGCAACGGGAACGCGCTGGCGATGCGGCCGGGACTGTCCGGGGACTGGGCCGCGGCGCTCACCGCCTTCGACACCACCGCGTACCTCAACCGGCTGGGCCTCGACGTCCGGGCCGACCGGCTGGAGACGCTGACCGCGACGCTCGCCGGCATCGGGGCGCCTTTGCAGGCCTGGTACGGCGTGCGGGTCTTCACGGACACGGCGGCGGACGGGACGGATGTCCCGGACGACCTGTCGGATCTGCTCGCGGTCGAGGAACGGGCGGGGCGCTCGGACCCGTATCGCGGGGTGGCGGCCCTGCTGCATCTGTGCGGAGTGCGGGGCTGA